One window from the genome of Aphelocoma coerulescens isolate FSJ_1873_10779 unplaced genomic scaffold, UR_Acoe_1.0 HiC_scaffold_137, whole genome shotgun sequence encodes:
- the LOC138100678 gene encoding zinc finger protein 154-like codes for MLQDFPFPTLGWMEEEAVRRRKMPRDPQADKELSTEPREDKSPQQNLVEEAVLSGSTVQESNGEEKPRRSPTRRDSKTSPGCSEEGRPTLFREGSRSFSWISNLVIQQQLHTRERPYRCLECGKSFSHTSNLFTHHCVHMGERPYKCLECGKSFSQSSSLITHQRLHSGERPYECGQCGKSFSQSSALVKHQRIHTGERCYECLECGKRFQTSSNLLLHQRIHTEERSFCCPDCGKGFRQNSHLITHRRIHTGERPYKCPECGKSFYSSSHLTRHQRRHR; via the exons ATgctgcag gatttcccattcccaacccttggctggatggaggaggaggctgtgaggaggaggaagatgccccgggacccccaggcag acaaggagctgagcacggagcccagggaggacaaatccccacagcagaacctggtggaagaggctgttttgagcggctccacggtgcaggaatccaatggggaggaaaagccccggagatcccCCACGAGAAGGGActccaaaaccagcccagggtgctctgaggaagGAAGACCCACCCTGTTCCGGGAAGGCAGCCGGAGCTTCAGCTGGATCTCCAACCTGGTgatccagcagcagcttcacaCCAGGGAGCGGCCCTACAGGTgcctggaatgtgggaagagcttcagccacacTTCCAACCTCTTCACCCACCATTGTGTGCACAtgggggagaggccctacaagtgcctggaatgtgggaagagcttcagccagagctccagcctCATCACGCACCAGCGCCTGCACtctggggaacggccctacgagtgtgggcaatgtgggaagagcttcagccagagctcagcACTAGTCAAGCACCAGAGGATTCACACAGGGGAGAGGTGCTATGAGTGTCTTGAGTGTGGGAaaaggtttcagaccagctccaatctcctcctgcaccagcggattcacacggaGGAGAGGTCCTTCTGCTGTCCcgactgtgggaagggcttcaggcaaaactcccacctcatcacccaccggcgcatccacaccggggagaggccctacaagtgtcctgagtgtgggaagagcttctacagcagctctcacttgaccagacaccaacggaggcaccgctaa